A genomic window from Lotus japonicus ecotype B-129 chromosome 1, LjGifu_v1.2 includes:
- the LOC130734238 gene encoding protein REPRESSOR OF SILENCING 3-like, giving the protein MEEEEQEQRTMRIFVGGLGKAVTGDDLRRLFESLDTGERLRLEKAKENYLAGLKKEWEEEALVNSNQSPPSDDDDDVSAQNNALEENPNARRASNIPDTKQLRVFFPRLRKVKSIPFSGSGKHKYSFQNIKVPPMPVQYFCDCEEHCSPFVKERGKLPSHGVAEIGGINDKEINIMNVVMNKLFEKEKVSNTKDLGKGQDSIESPDALPLNECEVDSATDDDDDDLIINIETKKNKAALSGSHELERIMENPESWSNKTRTAKEEPNEEYASSAEKE; this is encoded by the exons atggaggaagaggaacaaGAGCAAAGAACAATGAGAATCTTCGTCGGAGGATTGGGCAAAGCCGTCACCGGTGATGATCTCCGCCGTTTATTCGAGTCTCTCGACACC GGTGAAAGGCTCAGACTCGAGAAGGCCAAAGAGAATTACCTTGCAGGCTTGAAGAAGGAATGGGAGGAAGAAGCTCTGGTTAACAGTAACCAATCACCACcatctgatgatgatgatgatgtttctGCTCAGAATAATGCATTGGAGGAAAACCCCAATGCGAGACGCGCTTCGAATATTCCAGATACGAAGCAGCTCAGGGTTTTCTTTCCTAGATTGAGAAAGGTGAAATCTATACCATTCAGTGGATCTGGCAAGCACAAATATAGTTTCCAGAATATTAAAGTTCCTCCGATGCCCGTGCAATATTTTTGTGATTGTGAGGAACATTGTAGTCCTTTTGTCAAAGAAAGAGGAAAGTTGCCCTCTCACGGGGTAGCAGAAATTGGTGGAATAAATGATAAAGAAATTAACATAATGAATGTTGTGATGAACAAgctctttgaaaaagaaaaggttTCCAACACCAAGGATCTTGGAAAGGGGCAGGATTCCATTGAATCACCTGATGCTTTACCTTTAAATGAATGTGAAGTAGATAGTGCAACAGAcgacgatgatgatgatctcATTATTAATATTGAGACTAAGAAAAATAAAGCAGCTTTATCTGGGAGCCATGAACTTGAAAGGATCATGGAAAATCCGGAATCATGGTCGAACAAAACAAGAACTGCCAAGGAAGAGCCGAATGAGGAGTATGCTTCAAGTGCAGAAAAGGAGTGA